The following proteins come from a genomic window of Megalobrama amblycephala isolate DHTTF-2021 linkage group LG1, ASM1881202v1, whole genome shotgun sequence:
- the LOC125269723 gene encoding LOW QUALITY PROTEIN: uncharacterized protein LOC125269723 (The sequence of the model RefSeq protein was modified relative to this genomic sequence to represent the inferred CDS: deleted 1 base in 1 codon) — translation MSAADTRVIVAHIPPRRRRWSRDQPPTMRIVLLGKSVSENSGVGNFLLGRAAFDSEAPPDVVERVAGRLKDRHVMVISSPQLLQTNISDHQITQTVRECVSLSDPGPHAFIIILQYKDFTKKVMRRLKYVLEKFSEEAIKHTIVITTDKETHRAEGAPVKTNKFIQQLTAECGGGHVQLDNEIKTMISEILQRLEKILRENNEEFVTCELYYDAEETLVDEDLSRSFASPGTKEEDSDGGLRATRQQKLNLALCGSDETLKNSVSKLIREKRRDVDLHGRQVSLVDLPALFNTRLSEEEVMRQALHCVSLCHPGVHVFLLIIPDAPLNNEDKAEMEEIQRIFSSRINEHMMILIMQNSEHQTEELNEETQSVIERFGGHHFFGPNTQVSTLMENIEKMLEENRGEFYSTETFLEAPQNYTNTKQAAGSTEREDDLRIVLLGKTGVGKSATGNTILGREAFKAEESFESVTSESQRESSEINGRHVTVIDTPGLFDTELSNEEIQREIRHCISMILPGPHVFLLLIPLGRFTKEEQKSVKIIQETFGEKSLMFTMVLFTRGDFLKNKTIEQCLGKPGSVIRNLIEACGNRFHVFNNNQTGDRTQVSDLLEKIDNMVRVNGGSFYSCKMFREMERERQEQQMKILMDRVREREELMKKLEEEMNKERETFKNKIEQLKKEKEKLLMKYDTEIDRLMNRIQIERQNHEKERKRREEEFNEREERYKREMRRRERMKEKEESEEKMCEEMKREREEWEKQKLEEKTRREEEDEKRREKDKQIQRLESEMEGIIREKERTERERREQLEDLEKRLTEERNMREDQQKTSEETLKLLEEQHEEEQKRRRVEWREKYEREKEEMNCSETDPKVSAYRKLETEYSKWSWSLHRTMMETENKLHSKIENEVIHEVEETDLQRELKKTREEVEKSMSEFFENDRDKYILIQRKTSFEIKIKELQENIVRETKRRLNEVLQQRDLKKKIDDQRINHENTLYEKSKELALKLRDKRNDEEILKKEFDLFWEQSVKNIIRDTPLIRDIDVMRDVREILSDNYGRVPVDLWRERRDIFTVLSYSDYVRLKRSSGITGALTNVIRSAKEMYGLILSKEDEAQIRSLVSDVSQQTDRMIQSFNISEMGYNKSFIQQLTGYIKTRVTEHEEEQVKYEFKNEFVMDLVLSICERSNKMITDQHRLFREANDPEIYAEKKRGEYYSIFQKYCHGATSAAVFGEIICQKLKEPIEQSVYKKTARDLRDEMRSNCESLNGNRSNLEKHILKTLAEEEDFDKYMNYIHNPRDHYKSFIRDEVSRYISDKFSVSVLPKMKENIELLQQKIMKAAHESTEHVQENRGDVGLWLKRFTQQISDELIFSEKDLRGVKHDDVDDFNLLEDVMRQELPYILSEIGGRLCTEKFYKKLNLKFRPDELLIDLFCQCCWVQCPFCGVTCTNDIENHDGDHSVAFHRVTGINGWIYRGTTNLSISICTSSVASDRSFYPTDSDDKVLYKDYRRAGGVYADWSITPDLSELSYWKWFVCRFQKDLEKYYNKTFEGDGVIPDEWRRYRKQDAFESLNQYM, via the exons ATGTCTGCCGCTGACACCAGAG TGATCGTCGCTCACATTCCTCCTCGCAGGAGAAGATGGAGTAGAGACCAACCTCCTACGA TGAGGATTGTTCTTCTGGGGAAGAGCGTGTCAGAAAACAGTGGAGTGGGAAACTTCCTGTTGGGACGAGCAGCGTTTgacagtgaagctcctccagaTGTTGTAGAGAGAGTCGCAGGAAGATTGAAGGACAGACACGTGATGGTCATCAGCAGTCCTCAGCTGCTCCAGACAAACATCTCAGATCATCAGATCACACAGacagtgagagagtgtgtgtctcTGTCTGATCCAGGACCTCATGCATTCATTATCATACTGCAATATAAAGACTTCACTAAGAAGGTCATGAGAAGACTGAAATATGTGCTGGAAAAATTCAGTGAAGAGGCGATCAAACACACTATAGTGATCACGACTGATAAAGAGACACACCGAGCTGAAGGAGCACCTGTGAAAACTAATAAATTCATTCAACAGTTAACTGCTGAGTGTGGAGGAGGACATGTTCAACTtgataatgaaataaaaacaatgatatcTGAAATACTGCAAAGATTAGAGAAGATACTCAGAGAAAACAATGAAGAATTTGTCACATGTGAGCTCTATTATGATGCAGAAGAAACACTGGTGGATGAAGATCTGAGCAGATCTTTTGCTTCACCCGGAACAAAGGAGGAAGATTCTGATG GAGGTTTAAGAGCCACCAGACAACAGAAGCTGAACCTGGCGCTGTGTGGAAGTGATGAAACACTGAAGAACTCTGTTTCAAAACTCATAAGAGAGAAGAGGAGAGATGTGGATCTTCATGGACGTCAGGTT AGTCTGGTGGATCTTCCAGCTCTGTTCAACACTCGTCTCTCAGAGGAGGAAGTGATGCGTCAGGCTCTTCACTGTGTGTCTCTCTGTCATCCTGGAGTTCATGTTTTCCTCCTCATTATTCCTGATGCTCCACTCAATAATGAAGACAAAGCAGAAATGGAGGAGATCCAGAGGATCTTCAGCTCCAGAATCAACGAACACATGATGATCCTCATAATGCAGAATTCAGAGCATCAGACAGAAGAACTCAATGAAGAAACACAGTCTGTCATTGAGAGATTTGGAGGACATCATTTCTTTGGTCCCAACACACAAGTGTCCACATTGATGGAGAACATTGAGAAGATGCTGGAAGAAAACAGAGGAGAGTTTTACTCCACAGAGACATTTCTGGAGGC TCCACAAAACTACACAAATACTAAACAAGCAGCAG GTTCAACAGAGAGGGAAGATGATCTGAGGATTGTGCTGCTGGGAAAAACTGGAGTTGGGAAGAGTGCAACAGGAAACACAATCTTAGGAAGAGAGGCGTTTAAGGCAGAAGAATCTTTTGAATCAGTGACCAGTGAGAGTCAGAGAGAATCATCTGAAATCAACGGCCGACACGTTACTGTGATCGACACTCCAGGACTGTTTGATACTGAACTGAGTAATGAGGAGATCCAGAGAGAAATCAGACACTGCATCTCAATGATCCTGCCTGGACCACATGTGTTTCTCCTGCTGATTCCACTGGGAAGATTCACTAAAGAAGAACAGAAATCAGTGAAGATCATCCAAGAGACGTTCGGAGAGAAATCTTTAATGTTCACCATGGTGCTCTTCACCAGAGGAGATTTCCTGAAGAACAAAACTATTGAACAGTGTTTGGGAAAACCTGGATCTGTGATCAGAAACCTGATTGAAGCGTGTGGAAACAGATTCCATGTGTTCAATAATAATCAGACTGGAGACCGAACACAGGTGTCTGATCTACTGGAGAAGATAGACAACATGGTGAGAGTGAACGGAGGGAGTTTCTACTCATGTAAGATGttcagagagatggagagagaaagacaagAACAACAGATGAAGATCCTGATGGACAGagtcagagaaagagaagaactgatgaagaaacTGGAAGAAGAAATGAACAAAGAACGagagacatttaaaaataaaatagagcagctgaagaaagaaaaagaaaaactgctGATGAAATACGACACGGAAATAGACAGACTAATGAATAGAATACAGATTGAACGACAGAATcatgaaaaagagagaaagagaagagaagaagagtTTAATGAGAGAGAAGAGCGATATAAAAGAGAAATGAGAAGAAGAGAACGaatgaaagagaaagaagagagTGAGGAAAAGATGTGTGAAGAGATGAAGAGAGAACGAGAGGAATGGGAGAAACAGAAACTAGAGGAAAAGACgagaagagaagaagaggatgagaaaagaagagaaaaagacAAACAGATTCAGAGACTCGAGAGTGAAATGGAGGGAATaatcagagagaaagagagaacagaaagagagagacgagAACAACTAGAGGATCTAGAGAAGAGActgacagaagaaagaaacatgAGAGAAGATCAACAAAAGACTTCTGAAGAAACACTGAAACTCCTTGAAGAACAGCATGAAGAAGAACAGAAGAGAAGACGAGTGGAGTGGAGAGAGAAATATGAACGAGAGAAAGAGGAGATGAACTGCTCTGAAACTGATCCGAAAG TCTCAGCCTACAGGAAACTGGAGACTGAATACAGCAAGTGGTCCTGGAGTCTTCACAGAACCATGATGGAAACTGAGAACAAACTACACAGCAAAATAGAGAATGAAGTGATTCATGAGGTTGAGGAAACTGATCTTCAAAGGGAACTGAAGAAGACAAGAGAAGAAGTGGAAAAATCAATGTCTGAATTCTTTGAGAATGACAGAGATAAATATATACTGATTCAGAGGAAAACATCATTTGAGATCAAAATCAAAGAGCTTCAGGAAAACATTGTGAGAGAAACAAAGAGGAGATTAAATGAGGTTCTTCAGCAGCGAGACCTGAAGAAAAAGATTGATGATCAGAgaataaatcatgaaaacactCTCTATGAAAAGAGCAAAGAACTCGCCTTAAAACTCAGAGACAAAAGAAATGATGAAGAAATACTGAAGAAAGAGTTTGATTTGTTCTGGGAACAGAGTGTGAAAAACATCATCAGAGACACTCCTCTAATCAGAGACATTGATGTAATGAGAGATGTGAGAGAAATCCTCAGTGATAACTATGGAAGAGTTCCTGTAGATCTCTGGAGGGAGAGGAGGGATATTTTTACTGTGTTGAGTTATTCAGATTATGTACGGTTAAAGAGATCCAGTGGAATTACAGGAGCTTTAACAAATGTCATCAGATCAGCTAAAGAGATGTATGGTTTAATTCTATCTAAAGAGGATGAAGCTCAAATCAGATCATtagtctcagatgtttctcagCAAACAGACAGAATGATTCAGTCATTTAACATTTCAGAGATGGGCTACAACAAAAGCTTCATTCAACAACTCACAGGTTACATCAAGACAAGAGTAACAGAACATGAGGAAGAACAAGTGAAATATGAGTTCAAGAATGAATTCGTCATGGATTTGGTTCTTTCCATCTGTGAGAGATCAAACAAGATGATCACTGACCAACACAGACTGTTCAGAGAAGCCAATGATCCTGAAATATATGCTGAGAAGAAGAGAGGAGAGTACTATAGTATTTTCCAGAAATACTGTCATGGAGCAACATCAGCTGCTGTTTTTGGTGAGATCATCTGTCAGAAACTGAAAGAGCCCATTGAGCAGAGCGTCTACAAGAAGACTGCCAGAGATCTGAGAGATGAAATGAGATCAAACTGTGAATCACTGAATGGAAACAGATCAAATCTGGAGAAACACATCCTGAAGACACTGGCAGAAGAGGAGGATTTTGACAAATACATGAACTACATTCATAATCCCAGAGATCACTACAAGAGTTTCATCAGAGATGAAGTCAGTCGGTACATCTCTGATAagttcagtgtcagtgttttacCCAAGATGAAGGAGAACATTGAACTCCTGCAGCAGAAGATCATGAAAGCAGCACATGAATCTACTGAACATGTTCAAGAGAACAGAGGAGATGTTGGTTTGTGGTTGAAGAGATTCACTCAGCAGATCTCAGATGAGCTGATCTTCTCTGAAAAAGACCTCAGAGGAGTCAAACAtgatgatgttgatgatttCAATCTCCTAGAAGATGTGATGAGACAAGAACTTCCGTATATATTGTCTGAAATTGGTGGTAGATTATGCACAGAGAAATTTTATAAAAAACTAAACCTCAAGTTCAGGCCAGATGAGCTTCTGATTGATCTCTTCTGTCAGTGCTGTTGGGTTCAGTGTCCGTTCTGTGGAGTCACCTGCACCAACGATATAGAAAACCATGATGGAGATCATAGTGTTGCTTTCCACAGAGTGACTGGAATTAATGGGTGGATTTACAGAGGAACAACAAACTTGTCCATTAGTATCTGCACATCATCAGTAGCAAGTGATCGATCTTTTTATCCCACTGACTCAGATGATAAAGTCCTATATAAAGACTACAGAAGAGCAGGAGGAGTTTATGCTGACTGGAGCATCACTCCTGATCTCTCTGAACTGTCCTACTGGAAGTGGTTTGTGTGCAGATTCCAGAAAGATCTGGAAAAATactacaataaaacatttgaggGTGATGGTGTGATACCAGATGAATGGAGAAGATACAGAAAACAGGATGCCTTTGAGAGTTTGAATCAATACATGTAA